The genomic region aatcaattttattaaaaagaataaaCCACTTATATTTTATTTGGAGATTTTATCTGTTATAGTATACGATGTTGTTTTTTCATTAACTAGGAAATTAACTACTTTACTAGTAATTTTTACATTAtgcaattgtaattttttttccgTTGTGTGGTTAACCTTTCTTTTCCATCTTATACTTTTTTGCTAGGTTGTTTTCACTAATTCTCCAATGGCTGAAGTTGTTTCTGGTGTGGCATCAACACTCTTAGGCAATTTAGCAACAAAATCTTTTCAAGAGATTGCTCTGGCATGCGGTCTTAAAGATGATGTAAAAAAGTTTGAAAGTTCTTTGAGAACCATCAAAGCATATCTCATAGATGCTGAGAACAAGCAAGCAAAAAACCGCAGTATAGATGAGTGGTTGAAGCAACTCAGAGAGGCATTTGATGATGCTGGTGACATATTAGATGAAATAGAGTATGAAGCAAAACTTAATGAAGTGGTCAAAATGTATGGAAGCATTAGCACGAAGGTTCGCCGATTCTTCTCATACACAAGTAATCCACTTGTATTTCGCATCAAAATGGCCCACAAAATCAAAGATATGAAACAGAAGATGGATGAAAAAATAAGAGAAGGGAGAGACTTGGGTATAGTTGAACAACATGTCAACACTCCAGCTCTGGAGCACAATTTACCATGGCGAGAGACTGCTTCTTCATTGCCTTTCCGTGTGTGTGGTAGACTTGAAGAGAAAGAGGAGATTATAAAGTCATTGATGACACAAAAATCAGAAGCTAATAGTATTGATGTGATCTCAATTGTTGGGATTGGTGGTTTGGGAAAGACTACACTTGCACAAATGGCTTACAATGATACCCCAGTGAAGGCGAATTTCGATCCCTTAATGTGGGTGTGTGTATCTGATGATTTTGATGTCAAGAAGCTAATACAAAGAATCATTCATGCAGCCACAAAGAGAGAGAATTTCGTGGATGCAAATTTTAGTTTGGAATATATGATATCTCTTCTCAATCAAACGTTGCATGGTAAAAAATTCTTACTCGTGTTAGACGATGTTTGGAATGAAAACCACAGCAAATGGGATGAATTGAGAAATCACTTGTTAGAAGCAGGTGGTGACAAAGGCAGCAAAATTATAGTGACCACTCGTAGCAGAAAAGTTGCTGACATTATGGGGAGTAATCTTGTAATGAAATTGGAAGGACTTCCTGAGAATGAATGTTGGCGGCTCTTTGCAAAATGTGCATTCCAAGAAGAGAAGGACGAAGAGAAGTACCCAAGGCTAAAGCAAATTGGGGAGCAAATTGTTAAAAAATGCAAAGGAGTACCCTTGGCTATAACAACTTTGGGTTGCTTGCTTAGATCAAAATCACATGATGAAAATGAGTGGAGAAAAATAAGGGATAGTGAGGTGTGGAATCTCGATCAAGAAGAAACTGACATTTTGCCATCACTCAAATTGAGTTACAATCACTTGCCATCAGAAGTAAAACAATGTTTTTCATACTGCTCTTGTTTTTCAAAGGATTACGAATATGTTGCTATTGATTTGATTATGTTGTGGATGGCTCATGGACTCCTCCAACCTACACGCGAAGAGGAAGATGCAGAAGATATTGGGGAGTTGTATATTAAGAAGCTTGTTTCAGCATCTTTACTTCAAATTGAAGGAGATTCTAACCCctactttgatttcaaaaatttaatgacATTTAAAATACTCAAAATGCATGATCTTGTACATGATCTTGCACAATTAACAATGAAAGAGTCAAGCAGGACAAGAACCGTTATGCAAGAGGGGCAACAAGAAGCATTGATAGAATGGACCTCCGACAAGTTCAACTATCTGAGGGTGTTGCACCTAACAAAATATATGGAATTGAGCTCGTTGCCTGATGATTGCTTTGCCATAATGAAGAAGCACTTGAGATATCTCTTTCTTAGAAATTGTCCTAGTTTGAAAAAGCTTCCTGATTCCATTTGTAAGCTGCAAAGTTTGCAGAGTTTGGGCCTTGGTTGTGACAGCCTTCAAGAACTTCCCAAAAACATGAACAAACTCATCTATCTACAATATTTGTTTTTGATGGGCATCAAAATTACAAGTTTGTCTTCAATGAATATAGGGCGCTTCCAACAACTCAAATGCTTGTATCTTTTGAAATGTTCAAGGTTAGTGTCCGTACCAAGTGCTGTTGGTCGCTTGACTACTTTAAAGAAGTTGGGATTTTATGAGTGTGAAGAGCTGGTGaattttgaagatgaagaggaagaaggaaagcaacatgtggtaataaataatttaaaccttCAATTATTCTCAATCATTGGGTCTGCGAAGTTGGATGCTTTACCAAAATGGCTTGAAAGAGCTACTAAATTGCGACATTTGAGTATAATGTTAACAGGGATAAAATCATTGCCCACAAGGTTGCCGATGACCTCTCTTGAAGAACTTTATATCCTTCTATGTGCAGAATTATCATCTCTTCCTAACATGGATCAAGCTCATAATCTTCAGTATTTAGAGATATATTATTGTCCCACATTATATGCAAAGTACAATAAAGAGACAGGTCCAGATTGGCCCAAAATTGCTCATATTCCATATTGCAAGGTTAGTTCAAATAATCTATCTCATAATATTACAAATCTAACCATActggtttattattattattattattattattattattattattattattattattattattattattattattatgcatgaaaaattaattgttgatgttttatgtttaattaaCCAGTTAGAGTTATATCTTACTCTCCTTATAATTAATTCTAGAACTTTTTAAATTGACAATCtaattttctttctaaataattgtgtataatttatttataaaaggTATGGTAGAGTGAACTAATTAGTCCTTATAATATGGAATATTTCCAAATTTTGAAAATGCAATATAATATAGGTTATAAATTTATACTTTCAACTTGAGTCATACCCTAGCCAATAGCCatgtttcattttaattttaagaaaataatgatattaagataaaatcaaaatttttattaaatgaaataaaattccTTCTGTTAGTCTGTTGGTAAACATTTTCCAAAGTTAGTTAATCATTgcttttagttattaattatccAAATGTACATTACCTTTAATTATTTAAAGCCCGTGCAATATTCGTCAATAAAAATGAGCTCCACCAATTAATTATGTTTGTCTTTAAATTTTCACGGCCTAGCGACACAATTATTAGTGGTCAATTCATTTTAAATGTATAATAagcagagtttttttttttttttttttggttcaatTTAGTAAATAAACACATGAAATCGATTAACATTATTATGCCTGCAGCACGTCTTGAATTTTAGTTATGAATCTTAATATTACCACTAATAATGGTAACTCTTTCAATTACTACGTATTATGAATTATTGTATTGAAAACCCCAATAAGCTAATTATTATGTGaaataaaaagaatgaataaCTCTTAATCATTTGAATATTGACTATACATTATTTAAAATGAgcacaaaattttattattattgtgatTATAGGAGTTGATGCATGAATCTTTATTTTTGGATAGTGAAATACTTTTTTATTGTCAATTGACAGAAAATGGAAATttagaaaattataaaacaatttaattatatatatatgcatgcataGTTGAATTAAAGCTCAAGTTAATTTAATTTCATAAGCACTAGTCTATCTACTGACCTTGAATTATCAGGTGGAGATGCCGTGAGGAGCTCTCGATCATTGGAGAGACTTTGGAGAGAGatcaagcgagagaacataagatgagtaGACACCACATCTAACTCAAAATCTTAAGGTGTTAAGTTAATGAGTTTCTCATCTTATagactcctcactcttccttactTTCTTTGACGTGAGACTAACTTCATACACCTCTCACACTTACAACACTAACAGCCTTTAGCTACAACTACTTTATAAGTGTTTTAATTTGTGTGGTTCGATTGCTTTTGTATGTCCCATTTTCTTTTAAAACTGAAAGAAAGCTATGTATCTGGTCACCTCAAACTTTTGGGTGTTGAGTTTAGAAGTAGTTTGAATATGTCAAGGTTTTAATTGTTCTACATTTCTAtctattttattcaatttttaatttgGTGTTACAGCTAAAATTTCTAATCACATTTGATTGTGCAAACAAATTTTACATCCAAGCATGCATTTTATTTCATTCATCcttattataattataaaatgGTTAAATAAATGACTtctataaaatacatattatttTGCTTTAGTTCTTGTAATTACTTTTCTTTTGATTCACTAAAACTTAATAGGAGTTTTTGGATTTCTTCAATGGACGACAAACAACAAAAccacaaaatatatatattaccactgatgaatttgaaaaattctaaattaatttgatgatgatcaaacattattaaaataattaattacaaaattattaatttaatcttCAATTTAcatttgttaattaataattttgttgtgcagatttTATTTTGGACCGAAAATAAAAAGCCCAACATGAAGTGAATTTTCAGCCTTGTGCAAAAATGTTTAAGAATATGTGGCTGAAATTATTATCATGTGAATTTGGGCCATGAATCATTTGTGCAAGCCCAAATTAACATTTGCTACAAGACCAACAAGACTTGGTCCGAAAttgaaaaagagagaaagcaaaGATTGCATGCTTTCAAAGGATGCCACTTTCATTCTTtgatggatttcaaattcatTTAAGTTGCATTAATAGCATTGGAAACATGAAAGAGAAAGtttgaaattgatttgattgctattatTGCTTCACACGTTACTATGAAAGAGGGAAGTAGGTTTTAATTGAGTGTAATTGATTTTAATAtccttctttatttcctttgaaagcattctctctcttctctttcttctctgtTCGGTTGTCACTTTACAGGAAAAATAGAAGTGAAAACAAGCTatcagaagaaagaagaagaagctagtAGCAAGGAAGAGGCCATAATGATGATGGCGTTATCAAGAAGAAGATCCACAGTAgggtgtggctgagatctttgccactTATGGTAAGAAATGGTGAGAAAGTCTCAAGCTCTCCATACCCGAAAATGGAAGAGATCcatttcggtcagagaagaagatcccttagaagcatggctcgtctctacttttgATCAACTACCACaagaggtagctactgtagctacgtggagaaAGAGGCAGAAGATAAGAGCAGGAGGAGCTGTCAAGCATCAAGGACTCATCAAGGGTCAGGAATCCTTCTTGgggagcaagtcaagatggaaggctcagattgatgaagttTGGTGAGAAGGAATGACATAGAGGTAATTGTATGCTGATTTTAGTGTTcagtttcctctcctctctctctggccaAACTGGTTttggtttgaagaagaagaagattagctcggttcaacagtttcaaccttggaggcttccccttctataaataagggagaacaggcagggcttgaagcaaggagaaaagagtgtaagcacagagttctcatagctttCCAAgttaacagaagttcttctccttcaatgttcttcattttgtatttttctgtttagttttgtctgtcttgagtctcatggaaaaaggaaaacagtgaggtttgtaagaaaaagccaaagagcggaaaaagacagagtatacaaaattaaaagaaaaaatcatagatgtcctagaggtcctttgtaca from Arachis ipaensis cultivar K30076 chromosome B02, Araip1.1, whole genome shotgun sequence harbors:
- the LOC110268644 gene encoding putative disease resistance protein RGA4 produces the protein MAEVVSGVASTLLGNLATKSFQEIALACGLKDDVKKFESSLRTIKAYLIDAENKQAKNRSIDEWLKQLREAFDDAGDILDEIEYEAKLNEVVKMYGSISTKVRRFFSYTSNPLVFRIKMAHKIKDMKQKMDEKIREGRDLGIVEQHVNTPALEHNLPWRETASSLPFRVCGRLEEKEEIIKSLMTQKSEANSIDVISIVGIGGLGKTTLAQMAYNDTPVKANFDPLMWVCVSDDFDVKKLIQRIIHAATKRENFVDANFSLEYMISLLNQTLHGKKFLLVLDDVWNENHSKWDELRNHLLEAGGDKGSKIIVTTRSRKVADIMGSNLVMKLEGLPENECWRLFAKCAFQEEKDEEKYPRLKQIGEQIVKKCKGVPLAITTLGCLLRSKSHDENEWRKIRDSEVWNLDQEETDILPSLKLSYNHLPSEVKQCFSYCSCFSKDYEYVAIDLIMLWMAHGLLQPTREEEDAEDIGELYIKKLVSASLLQIEGDSNPYFDFKNLMTFKILKMHDLVHDLAQLTMKESSRTRTVMQEGQQEALIEWTSDKFNYLRVLHLTKYMELSSLPDDCFAIMKKHLRYLFLRNCPSLKKLPDSICKLQSLQSLGLGCDSLQELPKNMNKLIYLQYLFLMGIKITSLSSMNIGRFQQLKCLYLLKCSRLVSVPSAVGRLTTLKKLGFYECEELVNFEDEEEEGKQHVVINNLNLQLFSIIGSAKLDALPKWLERATKLRHLSIMLTGIKSLPTRLPMTSLEELYILLCAELSSLPNMDQAHNLQYLEIYYCPTLYAKYNKETGPDWPKIAHIPYCKVEMP